A single Pedobacter sp. PACM 27299 DNA region contains:
- the dndD gene encoding DNA sulfur modification protein DndD → MSVNQINGVTISCGYKNNTGGSTCSGISISNFRQYYGQVTLDLQTFDTKNIIVIGGKNGYGKTNFLLSIVWCLYGEKITQIDDNFNREVQKDQNYQRFLKQSLNWLSKDEGNLEFSVEVFLEDIDVPNNLNIPENKVSIKRIFNSQKTEESLSLLNIEGLEIFQGNEDKISFINDFIIPLEAAKFVFFDAEKIASWAELSTKEEGNVLNDALGKLLGLDHFESLKEDLTSYSNNLRKEGAVTNLKEQIINSERSIELNKSKIEEIDMKSAQNENEVKNMKDRIKEYQSYLNQNSRKETTLFNRDDIFNELIQLKLRKEELEKSFNELSELAPLAMLAGKVEEVVEQLACQGQAQAANENNELLKRRLDNFIEKLFNKPPEPEDGLMTFKNKVFYSDKAQVLLNELFDVPDEKTDLQFEIDLSNADRELVLSTSQILKQQSKDLFEITISEFNSVQLAVFEKEKQIKVIDSDLEDETILEIITQKDDTERKVEKIIAENGALENQKHKLLTDNIRLNQHYNHLLQKSSGNQLIKNKISEANKYIEALQIFIDNQKISKKEALAKNLLAELKKLMHKMQNDNNEFIQESRIDILPDGKGLRISILDSQGREIPKESFSTGEKQIYISCLIKAILKESIQSFPIFIDTPLGRLDHEHIENILKNYYPDLSTQVILLATNNEITPRRYNTIHSKVAKSYLIVNENKKSNFKQGYFQSYENQN, encoded by the coding sequence ATGTCAGTAAACCAAATAAATGGCGTTACGATATCATGCGGTTATAAAAACAATACTGGGGGGTCAACATGCTCCGGAATATCCATAAGTAATTTCCGCCAGTATTACGGACAGGTAACATTAGATTTACAAACATTTGACACAAAAAACATAATAGTCATAGGAGGGAAAAATGGCTATGGAAAGACGAATTTTTTACTGTCAATTGTTTGGTGTTTGTACGGTGAGAAAATAACACAAATTGATGATAATTTTAATCGTGAAGTCCAAAAAGATCAGAATTATCAAAGATTCTTAAAGCAGTCGCTCAATTGGTTATCAAAAGACGAAGGTAATTTAGAATTCTCAGTGGAGGTTTTCTTAGAAGACATTGATGTACCAAACAATTTAAACATACCCGAGAATAAAGTCTCAATAAAAAGAATATTTAATTCCCAAAAAACTGAAGAATCTTTAAGTTTACTAAACATTGAAGGTCTGGAAATTTTTCAAGGAAATGAAGATAAAATTAGTTTCATAAACGACTTTATTATTCCTCTTGAAGCTGCCAAGTTTGTTTTTTTTGATGCCGAAAAAATCGCATCATGGGCTGAATTATCAACAAAGGAAGAAGGTAATGTACTAAATGATGCCCTTGGAAAGCTTTTAGGTTTAGATCATTTTGAAAGTTTAAAAGAAGATCTAACCTCCTATTCTAACAATTTAAGAAAAGAAGGTGCTGTTACTAATCTCAAAGAGCAAATTATAAACTCTGAAAGGTCCATAGAGCTTAACAAAAGTAAGATTGAAGAGATAGATATGAAATCAGCTCAAAATGAAAATGAGGTGAAGAATATGAAAGATAGAATCAAAGAATATCAATCTTATTTAAATCAAAATAGCAGGAAAGAGACAACCTTATTTAATCGGGATGACATTTTTAATGAACTTATACAGCTTAAACTTCGTAAAGAAGAATTAGAGAAAAGTTTCAATGAATTAAGTGAACTGGCTCCATTAGCAATGCTTGCAGGCAAAGTTGAAGAGGTAGTGGAACAACTAGCCTGCCAAGGCCAAGCACAAGCAGCCAACGAAAATAATGAACTACTAAAGAGAAGATTAGACAACTTTATTGAAAAGTTATTCAACAAACCACCAGAGCCAGAAGATGGATTAATGACCTTTAAAAATAAAGTATTTTACTCTGATAAAGCCCAAGTCTTGTTGAATGAGCTTTTTGATGTTCCTGATGAAAAAACAGATTTACAATTTGAGATAGATCTAAGCAATGCAGATAGAGAATTAGTATTATCTACATCACAAATACTTAAACAGCAATCAAAAGATCTATTTGAAATAACCATTTCGGAATTCAACTCAGTACAATTAGCCGTTTTTGAAAAGGAAAAACAAATAAAGGTAATTGATTCGGATCTAGAGGATGAGACTATATTAGAAATCATCACTCAAAAGGACGATACTGAAAGAAAAGTAGAAAAGATAATCGCAGAAAATGGAGCTCTGGAGAATCAAAAACATAAATTGCTAACGGATAACATTAGATTAAACCAACACTATAATCATTTACTTCAAAAAAGCAGTGGAAATCAATTAATAAAAAACAAAATATCAGAAGCAAATAAATACATTGAGGCGTTACAGATTTTCATTGACAATCAAAAAATTAGTAAAAAGGAGGCTTTGGCAAAAAACCTACTAGCTGAACTGAAAAAACTAATGCATAAAATGCAAAATGACAATAATGAATTTATTCAAGAATCACGAATTGATATTCTTCCCGATGGAAAAGGCCTAAGAATTTCAATTCTAGATTCCCAAGGTAGAGAGATTCCAAAAGAAAGCTTCTCTACAGGTGAGAAACAAATATATATATCCTGTCTTATTAAGGCCATATTAAAAGAGTCAATTCAAAGTTTCCCAATTTTTATAGATACTCCACTTGGGAGATTAGATCATGAGCATATAGAAAATATATTAAAAAATTATTATCCTGATCTATCTACTCAAGTAATTCTGCTAGCAACAAATAATGAAATTACACCTCGAAGGTATAATACAATACACTCAAAAGTTGCTAAATCATATTTAATAGTAAACGAGAATAAAAAATCAAATTTTAAACAAGGTTATTTCCAAAGTTATGAGAATCAGAATTAG
- the istA gene encoding IS21 family transposase, translated as MAGKAKAMSQIKQLLRLHEQGNSIKSIARNLGISKNTVKAYLAKLSVGKLAVSELLDMDDPILKGNFHAGNPAYKDPRFEHMSKNLEYYSNELKEVGVSRTLLYEEYISGYKEGYSYSQFCFHLRQQLIARRPGMRLEHLAGDKLFIDFAGKPMHYIDRGTGELIPCQIFVATLPFSDYCFAMAVRSQRVDDFLYALECCLREIGGAPAVLVPDNLKSAVVKTDRFEPEINRALEDFANYYSITVIPARPRKPKDKALVENQVKLVYNRVYARLRNRQFFDIESLNIAIREKVKAHNQTRMQQKPYCREERFLAAEKHLLKSLPSEGFEVKYYAEPKVANNNHIYLGKDKHYYSVPFAFVGTKVQVIYTRSMVRIYARGKQIALHIRNMHRAGYSTQKEHLSSHHRHYLERSPEYYIARAKEKSPELYMLTQLIFGQPSHPEQLYRTCDGLLRLQKTALPDAFAAACELAIEYRNFSYRFVERILKNNMTNHQDLVKPDQSLPEHQNIRGSEYYSQSTLKF; from the coding sequence ATGGCCGGAAAAGCAAAAGCAATGAGTCAGATCAAACAACTTCTTCGCCTGCACGAGCAAGGCAATTCCATCAAGAGCATTGCCCGAAACCTGGGCATCAGCAAGAATACCGTTAAAGCCTACCTAGCCAAACTGTCTGTAGGGAAACTCGCAGTATCAGAGCTCCTGGATATGGATGATCCTATTCTTAAAGGCAATTTCCATGCTGGTAATCCTGCCTATAAGGACCCCAGGTTCGAACACATGAGCAAGAACCTCGAATATTATTCCAATGAACTTAAAGAAGTCGGCGTAAGCCGAACCCTCCTTTATGAAGAATATATTTCCGGCTACAAAGAAGGATACAGCTATTCCCAGTTCTGTTTCCACCTGCGACAGCAACTTATTGCACGCAGGCCCGGAATGAGACTGGAACATCTCGCCGGCGATAAGTTATTTATAGATTTTGCGGGTAAGCCCATGCATTATATAGATCGTGGTACGGGTGAACTTATCCCATGCCAGATCTTTGTAGCGACACTTCCTTTCTCTGATTACTGTTTTGCCATGGCTGTTCGGAGCCAACGCGTGGATGATTTTTTATATGCACTTGAATGTTGCCTCCGTGAGATCGGTGGTGCTCCAGCGGTGTTAGTTCCCGATAATCTGAAATCAGCAGTGGTAAAAACTGATCGTTTTGAACCTGAGATCAACCGGGCGCTAGAAGACTTTGCAAACTATTACAGCATTACCGTAATCCCCGCCAGGCCGAGAAAGCCAAAGGATAAGGCTTTGGTTGAAAACCAGGTCAAACTCGTCTATAACCGGGTTTATGCCCGTTTGCGTAACCGTCAGTTCTTTGATATTGAATCGCTGAACATCGCCATAAGGGAAAAGGTAAAAGCCCATAACCAGACCCGGATGCAGCAAAAGCCTTATTGCAGAGAGGAACGTTTTCTGGCAGCCGAAAAGCATCTGCTGAAATCGCTGCCTTCTGAGGGCTTTGAGGTAAAGTACTATGCTGAGCCCAAGGTGGCTAATAATAACCACATTTACCTTGGAAAGGATAAGCATTATTATAGCGTTCCGTTTGCATTTGTTGGAACAAAAGTCCAGGTAATATATACCAGGAGTATGGTCAGGATCTATGCACGTGGCAAACAAATCGCCTTGCACATTAGAAATATGCACAGGGCTGGGTATTCAACACAGAAGGAGCATTTGAGTTCACACCACAGGCATTACTTGGAAAGAAGCCCGGAGTATTATATAGCAAGAGCAAAGGAAAAGTCACCAGAGCTCTATATGCTTACCCAGCTCATTTTTGGCCAACCGAGCCATCCTGAGCAGCTTTACAGAACCTGTGATGGTCTACTCAGACTACAGAAGACTGCTTTGCCCGATGCATTTGCAGCAGCATGTGAACTGGCAATCGAGTACCGGAACTTTTCCTACAGGTTTGTGGAACGGATACTTAAGAACAATATGACAAACCATCAGGATCTGGTAAAACCAGACCAATCTCTGCCCGAGCATCAGAACATTAGGGGAAGCGAATATTATTCACAATCAACACTTAAATTCTAA
- the istB gene encoding IS21-like element helper ATPase IstB — protein MNIETQLKQLRLHGMNRSWQALTETRKLHELTFSEGMEVLLQAESDDRDGKRFERLQANANFRYRASIEELNMETARGLDRSLIANFATGEYIPKGEAILVCGSTGTGKSFLASALGHQACTQGYRVAYFNVQKLLLKTKMSRIDGTVYKFFEKISKAELLILDDFGLTHLEQQQRMDMMEIIEDRHASRATIIASQLPVAKWYDIIGENTIADALLDRMVHTSYRIELKGESLRKKR, from the coding sequence ATGAACATTGAAACACAGCTTAAACAGCTTCGTCTGCACGGAATGAACCGGAGCTGGCAGGCCTTAACAGAAACAAGAAAGCTCCATGAGCTTACCTTTAGCGAAGGAATGGAAGTTCTTCTGCAGGCCGAAAGCGATGACCGGGACGGCAAACGCTTTGAAAGACTACAGGCTAATGCCAACTTTCGCTACAGGGCATCAATAGAGGAACTGAATATGGAGACCGCAAGGGGGCTAGATAGGTCGCTTATTGCAAATTTTGCGACAGGCGAATACATTCCTAAAGGGGAAGCAATATTGGTATGCGGTTCTACTGGTACTGGAAAAAGTTTCCTGGCGTCAGCGCTGGGACATCAGGCATGTACTCAGGGATACAGAGTGGCTTATTTTAATGTCCAAAAATTATTGCTGAAAACTAAAATGAGCCGTATTGATGGTACTGTATATAAGTTCTTCGAGAAAATATCAAAGGCCGAGTTGCTTATCCTTGATGATTTCGGACTGACCCATCTCGAACAGCAGCAGCGGATGGACATGATGGAGATTATAGAGGATCGCCATGCATCAAGGGCTACCATAATTGCCAGCCAGTTACCAGTGGCGAAGTGGTATGATATCATCGGAGAAAATACAATTGCCGATGCACTTTTAGATCGTATGGTGCATACTTCATACAGAATTGAACTAAAAGGAGAAAGTCTAAGAAAAAAAAGGTAA
- a CDS encoding DNA modification system-associated small protein: MNNMTSIKEKQIDDLKVICKSIGIEYSSIDALLKATRIKKLQKRNHYIQQNIGAEIEKSLDNENK, encoded by the coding sequence ATGAACAACATGACCTCAATAAAAGAAAAACAGATTGATGATCTAAAAGTCATCTGTAAATCAATAGGAATAGAATATAGCTCAATTGACGCCTTATTGAAGGCCACAAGGATAAAAAAACTTCAAAAACGCAATCATTATATTCAACAAAACATAGGTGCTGAAATAGAAAAATCCTTAGACAATGAAAATAAGTAA
- a CDS encoding PD-(D/E)XK nuclease family protein: MTENIEFYEELLNEFDKQPKIVLESTYLELCRYPSSRFEEICSRLLCFYFDPTNEHNFQNLFIDSLLQIIAPNNKILYKNDQIQVINELNSEGKRLDILIKSPDMVIGIENKINASVYNPLEIYSNQIALYGKKNVFKLILTVRSITNKYERDFIYKNNFLIVTYTDLFNQIKQNIGDYIFQGNQKYLLFMYDFIKTIENMTGETYENNKLSHFFSSNAEKIDNLIALYTKYNERVLKVQQNRISELIKLIKFQTNDDRWWIWEGWDLGYDAFNNGSEKKRIGIEASYEILNNNPLSRFKIYITTWKIKDFAPYEDRLTELFPNNYLDKTTDGRVYLHMEVIEDDDQTLIIEKLDYYYCLLSKIVNETES, translated from the coding sequence ATGACTGAAAACATCGAATTCTATGAAGAACTATTAAACGAATTTGACAAGCAACCCAAGATTGTACTTGAATCTACTTACCTTGAACTATGCAGGTATCCATCTAGTCGGTTTGAAGAAATCTGCTCCCGATTATTGTGTTTTTATTTTGACCCGACCAATGAGCACAATTTTCAGAACCTGTTCATAGACTCCTTATTACAGATCATTGCGCCTAATAATAAAATATTATATAAAAATGATCAAATACAGGTGATCAATGAGCTGAACTCTGAAGGAAAAAGACTGGATATACTGATCAAAAGCCCCGATATGGTGATTGGTATTGAAAATAAAATCAATGCCTCTGTATACAATCCTCTGGAAATCTATTCTAACCAGATTGCGCTTTACGGAAAAAAGAATGTCTTTAAGCTTATATTGACAGTAAGGAGCATTACCAATAAATACGAGAGGGATTTCATCTATAAAAACAATTTTCTGATCGTAACCTATACCGATTTATTCAATCAGATTAAACAAAACATCGGAGATTACATCTTTCAAGGCAACCAAAAGTATTTGTTATTTATGTATGACTTTATTAAAACCATCGAAAATATGACCGGAGAAACCTATGAAAACAATAAGCTTTCACATTTTTTCTCAAGTAATGCTGAAAAGATTGACAATCTTATCGCACTTTATACAAAGTATAATGAGCGCGTACTTAAGGTCCAACAAAACAGAATTTCTGAACTGATAAAGCTCATAAAATTCCAGACCAACGATGACAGATGGTGGATATGGGAAGGTTGGGATCTGGGATATGATGCCTTCAACAATGGTTCAGAAAAGAAACGAATTGGCATAGAAGCCTCTTATGAGATATTAAACAACAATCCACTAAGCCGCTTTAAGATATATATCACGACTTGGAAAATTAAGGATTTTGCACCCTATGAGGACCGTCTGACAGAACTCTTCCCCAACAATTATCTCGATAAGACCACGGATGGCCGTGTGTACCTGCACATGGAGGTGATAGAGGATGACGATCAGACACTGATCATTGAAAAGCTTGACTACTACTACTGCTTGTTAAGTAAAATAGTTAATGAGACAGAAAGTTAA
- a CDS encoding helix-turn-helix domain-containing protein — protein sequence MNEPINISPIEQYVIDYVIKLRKEKQLKQEDIATILNVKRTFVTNVESAKNRAKYNLVHIAKLADHFGLSPKDFLPKEVSL from the coding sequence ATGAATGAGCCTATAAACATATCCCCGATAGAACAATATGTGATTGATTACGTAATCAAGCTAAGGAAAGAAAAGCAGCTTAAACAGGAAGATATCGCGACTATTTTAAATGTGAAGCGCACATTTGTGACCAACGTAGAAAGCGCAAAAAACAGAGCAAAGTATAACCTTGTGCATATTGCAAAATTGGCCGATCATTTTGGGCTTTCTCCAAAAGACTTTTTACCTAAAGAGGTTAGTTTGTAA
- a CDS encoding site-specific integrase, whose translation MDIKRVDQAFLNDFDYYLRSDKDCENNYVVKNVKNLGKILRIGLENGWVEKDHFLGYKGKTKNVDRYYLNQEELEQIAGKEFLSERLRQVRDVFVFCCFTGLAYVDVFKLKQEHIQKGNDGERWIFTNRQKTKTRSAIPLLPTAVKIMDRYATNKVCVNKGNLLPVPSNQKLNEYLKEIADLCGIDKKLTSHIARHTFATTVTLLNGVPIESVSKMLGHTNIRTTQHYAKILDIKVGADMALLREKYQ comes from the coding sequence ATGGACATTAAAAGAGTAGATCAAGCCTTCCTGAATGATTTCGACTACTATTTAAGGTCGGATAAAGACTGCGAGAATAACTATGTGGTTAAGAACGTCAAGAATTTAGGAAAGATACTGCGCATTGGTTTGGAAAACGGCTGGGTGGAAAAGGATCATTTTCTAGGGTACAAAGGCAAAACTAAGAATGTTGACCGCTATTATCTCAATCAGGAGGAACTGGAACAGATCGCTGGAAAAGAGTTTCTATCTGAAAGATTAAGGCAGGTGCGTGACGTCTTTGTCTTTTGCTGTTTTACCGGATTAGCTTACGTGGATGTATTTAAACTGAAACAAGAGCACATCCAAAAAGGAAATGACGGAGAGCGATGGATTTTCACCAACAGGCAAAAGACAAAAACCAGATCTGCAATTCCCCTACTGCCTACAGCAGTTAAAATTATGGATCGTTATGCAACAAACAAGGTTTGCGTAAATAAAGGGAATCTACTTCCTGTTCCCAGCAACCAAAAGTTAAACGAGTACTTGAAAGAGATCGCGGATCTCTGCGGAATTGACAAGAAACTAACCTCCCATATTGCCCGCCATACTTTTGCTACCACTGTAACACTTTTAAATGGGGTGCCAATTGAAAGCGTATCGAAGATGCTTGGGCATACCAATATCAGAACGACACAGCACTATGCTAAGATATTAGACATTAAGGTCGGTGCAGATATGGCTTTATTAAGAGAGAAATACCAATAA
- a CDS encoding Arm DNA-binding domain-containing protein, translated as MMKTNFSLLFYLKKQKNYISGNTPIYMRITVDGKRAEIATSRDCNPSRWSKRSNRLIGTKEDVKMLNSYLDQLQSSIYQAHQELVSFGIGITSEAIKCRYLGKMDGSHTLLEAVKDHNEKMQSLVGKGYVQGTLNRYKVLENIYQLSSFTNTD; from the coding sequence ATGATGAAAACGAACTTCAGCCTGCTTTTTTATCTGAAAAAGCAAAAGAACTACATCAGCGGCAACACCCCTATCTACATGAGAATTACGGTTGATGGTAAACGCGCAGAAATTGCGACCAGCAGGGATTGTAACCCAAGCCGTTGGAGTAAGCGTTCAAACCGACTAATCGGAACTAAAGAAGATGTTAAAATGCTTAATTCCTATTTGGATCAACTGCAAAGTTCCATTTATCAGGCACATCAGGAGTTGGTCAGTTTTGGTATCGGAATAACTTCGGAAGCCATTAAATGCAGGTATCTGGGTAAAATGGATGGCTCACATACCTTACTGGAGGCTGTTAAAGATCATAATGAAAAGATGCAGTCTTTAGTGGGTAAAGGTTACGTACAGGGCACATTGAACCGTTATAAGGTCTTAGAAAACATTTATCAGCTTTCATCCTTTACAAATACGGACTGA
- a CDS encoding ISAon1 family transposase: MDTAPSSVDTISSFYGVKVKNLLRQYRDYLSDFKSWDQKAHAKQWLLYPENLGEQLSIDETSLSHGELYTIITNKAAKGKKGAIVAIVAGTKAETVISVLQQIPERLRKKVTEITLDMAGNMELICKRCFPGAIRVTDRFHVQKLATEALQEMRIKHRWEAMDIENEAIEQSKKTGHPFHPEVLHNGDTVKQLLARGRYVLYKKPADWTQSQKDRAELLFERFPDLKTAYGLSMGLSQLFENTKNKVFALAKLAKWHERVRQTGFKAFNTIARSIQNHYQTILNYFDRRSTNASAESFNAKIKAFRAQFRGVKNIEFFLFRLTQLYA; the protein is encoded by the coding sequence ATCGATACAGCCCCGAGTAGCGTTGATACGATCAGTTCATTTTATGGTGTAAAGGTCAAAAACCTGCTTCGTCAGTACCGTGATTACCTCAGCGACTTTAAAAGCTGGGATCAAAAAGCACATGCAAAACAATGGCTATTATACCCGGAGAATCTTGGTGAACAGCTCTCCATTGATGAAACCAGTCTGTCCCATGGTGAACTTTATACTATTATCACCAATAAAGCTGCTAAAGGTAAAAAAGGGGCTATCGTGGCTATTGTAGCGGGAACTAAAGCCGAAACGGTGATTTCTGTATTGCAACAAATTCCTGAACGGCTGAGAAAAAAGGTGACCGAGATTACCCTGGATATGGCAGGTAATATGGAACTAATCTGCAAACGTTGTTTTCCAGGAGCTATCAGAGTCACTGACCGTTTCCATGTGCAGAAACTGGCTACCGAAGCGCTACAGGAAATGCGGATTAAACATAGATGGGAAGCGATGGATATCGAAAATGAAGCCATTGAGCAATCAAAGAAAACAGGCCACCCTTTTCATCCGGAAGTACTCCATAACGGGGATACGGTCAAGCAATTACTCGCCAGGGGAAGATACGTATTGTATAAAAAGCCTGCCGATTGGACCCAAAGCCAAAAGGATCGTGCTGAGCTTCTATTTGAAAGATTTCCTGATCTTAAAACAGCATATGGGCTGAGTATGGGGCTTAGTCAGCTATTTGAAAACACAAAGAATAAGGTCTTTGCACTGGCCAAGCTGGCTAAATGGCACGAAAGAGTCAGGCAAACTGGCTTCAAGGCTTTCAACACCATTGCAAGATCGATACAGAATCATTATCAGACCATATTAAACTACTTTGATCGCAGATCTACAAACGCTTCTGCCGAATCTTTCAACGCCAAAATCAAAGCTTTTAGAGCTCAGTTTAGAGGCGTCAAAAATATTGAATTCTTCCTTTTCAGACTTACACAATTGTATGCTTAA
- a CDS encoding ISAon1 family transposase N-terminal region protein has product MPSASTTLLRLFLPEFIIENFEFTNAIEDPDTFHIQLEELNQLPTEWGSLKVQSKGFFPQIVVQDFPIRGHKVFYHIKRRRWINLESGKVIYRDWTLVEKGTRMTGDFAAFLKEINRYSPE; this is encoded by the coding sequence ATGCCTTCTGCGAGCACCACTTTACTTCGTCTGTTTTTACCGGAATTTATCATAGAGAATTTTGAATTTACCAATGCCATTGAAGACCCTGACACTTTTCATATTCAGTTGGAAGAACTCAATCAACTGCCTACAGAATGGGGCTCGCTCAAGGTGCAGTCAAAAGGTTTTTTCCCGCAGATCGTGGTTCAGGATTTCCCCATTCGTGGACATAAGGTCTTCTATCATATCAAACGCCGGCGCTGGATCAATTTGGAAAGCGGCAAAGTGATCTACCGGGATTGGACTTTAGTTGAGAAAGGAACGCGAATGACAGGAGATTTCGCGGCTTTTTTAAAAGAAATCAATCGATACAGCCCCGAGTAG
- a CDS encoding ISAon1 family transposase codes for MAGNMELICKRCFPQATRVTDRFHVQKLAIEALQEMRIKYRWEAMDQENEAIERSKKTGRPFQAEVLYNGDTIKQLLARSRYVLYKKPSAWIESQKDRAELLFERFPDLKTAYGLSFGLSQIFENTTDKIFALARLAKWHKKVRQTGFKAFNTVARSIQNHYQTILNYFDNRSTNASAESFNAKIKAFRNLFRGVKNIEFFLYRLTQLYA; via the coding sequence ATGGCTGGTAACATGGAATTGATCTGCAAACGTTGTTTTCCGCAAGCAACCAGAGTGACCGATCGGTTTCATGTACAGAAACTGGCTATCGAGGCACTACAGGAAATGCGGATCAAATACAGATGGGAAGCTATGGATCAGGAAAATGAAGCTATAGAAAGATCAAAAAAGACAGGTAGGCCATTTCAAGCGGAAGTACTCTATAATGGAGATACCATCAAGCAGTTGCTTGCCCGTAGCAGATATGTATTGTATAAAAAGCCTTCTGCCTGGATAGAAAGTCAAAAGGACCGTGCAGAGCTCTTATTCGAGAGGTTTCCCGATCTTAAAACAGCCTATGGCCTCAGTTTTGGGCTTAGTCAAATCTTTGAAAATACAACGGACAAAATCTTTGCATTGGCCAGACTGGCCAAATGGCATAAAAAAGTAAGGCAAACAGGATTTAAAGCCTTCAATACAGTTGCAAGATCTATACAGAACCATTATCAGACTATATTAAATTACTTTGACAACAGATCTACTAATGCTTCCGCAGAATCTTTTAATGCAAAAATAAAGGCTTTCAGAAATCTGTTTAGAGGCGTGAAAAACATAGAATTCTTCCTGTACAGACTAACTCAATTGTATGCTTAA
- a CDS encoding ISAon1 family transposase N-terminal region protein, translated as MPSGTASFLRLFLPDFILENFEFKGLIEDSETFHIELEELNNPPSEWDGIKVLSKGFFPQIVIQDFPIRGHKVFFHIRRRRWLNTETSKVIYRNWTLVEKGTRMTGDFAAFLKEINRYSAE; from the coding sequence ATGCCATCAGGTACTGCATCCTTTCTCAGATTATTTCTGCCAGATTTTATACTAGAGAATTTTGAATTCAAAGGGCTTATTGAGGATAGTGAAACCTTCCACATCGAACTTGAAGAATTGAATAATCCTCCCTCAGAGTGGGATGGGATCAAAGTTTTGTCCAAAGGCTTTTTCCCTCAGATTGTAATTCAAGACTTTCCTATCCGTGGGCATAAAGTGTTTTTTCATATCCGCAGACGCCGATGGCTCAATACAGAAACGTCCAAGGTGATTTATCGGAATTGGACTTTAGTAGAAAAGGGAACGCGAATGACTGGAGATTTCGCGGCTTTTTTAAAAGAAATCAATCGATACAGCGCCGAGTAG